From the Musa acuminata AAA Group cultivar baxijiao chromosome BXJ3-7, Cavendish_Baxijiao_AAA, whole genome shotgun sequence genome, one window contains:
- the LOC135643185 gene encoding homeobox-leucine zipper protein ROC2-like, translating into MLRKNNDPGNQMESSPVSRRGYEGAFPALALGQFMLEDQEQDDLLDDQMMDQLIPDVDEDFANTPGSEPTEGASEDELQDHGSRGKRKRHHRHTPDQIQRLEAFFKECPHPDDRQRNELGRELGLEPLQVKFWFQNKRTQIKNQSEREENQRLKDENDRLLSENLRLKEALTGACCPNCGGPPHLGEMSIDEQELQAENARLQDEIGRISAIVAKYAGQQLMTFQTPSSSMVGGFRAQPEPDMTLNDSSRGGEVVFRPHDRRTEMGRRTALALAQVAAEELLAISQLGEPIWTWGYDGFRETLNQEEYARAFPGGLGPKMEGLRTEASRETAVVRMHTGRLVDILMDVSKWSVFFSSIVTRATTVEMFATGVGEGGYDGTLQLMAAELQVPTPLVPLRESLFLRYCKRHDGLWVVVDVSMEVRLNPMARYRRRPSGCVIQQLPNDYSKVVWIEHVEVDDSGVHDMFKSMVNSCLAFGAKRWVSTMTRQCERLACLLATNSSSADIAANPDGTRNILKLAERMVVSFCSGVSGSVAHHWTNISGTVADHVRIRSRNNDGDPGRPPGVVLNASTSIWLPITPKRVFELLRSESLRNEWDILLKGGMIHEAACIANGQQGGNCVSIYTVGLPEEETTNMMILQESCSDPTCSYVIYAPVDAAAIAAVLSGGDPNHVALLPSGFAILPDRPSSAVDHDGETDLGGGSLLTVAFQILVFSGPGSKISRGFIATVDGLLSCTCDRIRTILSGNSVR; encoded by the exons TTCATGTTAGAGGATCAAGAGCAAGATGATCTCCTGGATGATCAGATGATGGATCAGCTGATTCCCGACGTCGATGAAGACTTCGCTAACACGCCAGGAAGTGAGCCCACGGAGGGAGCTTCCGAGGACGAGCTGCAAGATCATGGAAGCCGCGGTAAGAGGAAGCGGCACCACAGGCATACTCCGGATCAAATTCAACGGCTGGAGGC GTTCTTCAAGGAGTGCCCGCACCCTGATGACAGGCAGAGGAATGAGCTCGGCCGAGAGCTGGGATTGGAGCCTCTCCAAGTGAAGTTTTGGTTCCAGAACAAGAGAACTCAAATAAAG AACCAGAGTGAGCGGGAGGAAAACCAAAGGCTCAAGGATGAGAACGACCGGCTGCTATCCGAGAACTTAAGGCTCAAAGAGGCTCTGACCGGTGCCTGCTGTCCCAACTGCGGTGGCCCTCCTCATCTCGGTGAGATGTCGATCGACGAGCAAGAGCTGCAGGCCGAGAATGCTCGTTTACAGGACGAG ATCGGAAGGATCTCGGCGATAGTCGCAAAGTACGCTGGTCAGCAGCTGATGACCTTCCAAACGCCTTCGTCTTCCATGGTTGGAGGCTTTAGGGCCCAACCAGAACCAGACATGACACTAAATGACAGCTCCAGAGGCGGAGAGGTTGTTTTCAGGCCTCACGATCGGCGAACCGAGATGGGAAGACGGACGGCATTAGCATTAGCACAAGTCGCTGCGGAGGAGCTTCTCGCAATATCTCAGCTGGGCGAGCCTATATGGACTTGGGGCTACGACGGTTTCCGTGAAACCTTGAACCAGGAAGAGTACGCTCGGGCATTTCCCGGAGGGCTCGGGCCAAAGATGGAAGGCTTGAGAACCGAAGCAAGCCGCGAGACCGCAGTCGTTCGCATGCACACCGGGAGATTAGTTGACATCCTAATGGATGTG AGTAAATGGAGTGTGTTCTTCTCCAGCATCGTCACAAGAGCGACCACCGTGGAAATGTTTGCGACTGGAGTAGGAGAGGGCGGCTACGACGGCACTCTGCAATTG ATGGCTGCTGAACTACAAGTTCCAACCCCTCTCGTTCCTCTCAGAGAGAGCTTGTTTCTAAGATACTGCAAACGCCATGACGGACTCTGGGTGGTGGTTGATGTTTCTATGGAAGTACGTCTCAACCCGATGGCTCGGTACCGAAGAAGACCGTCGGGCTGCGTAATACAACAACTGCCAAATGATTACTCCAAG GTGGTATGGATCGAACATGTCGAAGTGGATGACAGTGGTGTTCATGACATGTTCAAGTCGATGGTGAACTCCTGTCTAGCATTCGGAGCTAAAAGATGGGTATCAACAATGACGAGGCAATGTGAGAGGTTAGCTTGCCTCTTAGCCACGAACAGCTCCAGTGCTGATATAGCCG CAAATCCTGATGGAACGAGGAACATACTCAAGTTAGCTGAGAGGATGGTGGTGAGCTTTTGCAGTGGTGTAAGTGGGTCTGTGGCTCACCACTGGACAAATATATCCGGGACCGTCgcagatcatgttaggatcagaAGCAGAAACAACGATGGAGATCCAGGGAGGCCTCCCGGAGTTGTTCTGAATGCAAGCACGTCCATCTGGTTGCCAATTACCCCGAAGAGAGTCTTTGAGCTCCTGCGGAGTGAGTCCTTACGCAATGAG TGGGATATTCTATTGAAAGGAGGCATGATTCATGAAGCAGCTTGTATAGCCAATGGCCAACAAGGAGGCAATTGTGTCTCCATATACACCGTCGGA CTCCCTGAAGAAGAGACCACCAACATGATGATACTTCAAGAGAGCTGCTCCGACCCAACTTGCTCGTACGTGATTTATGCTCCTGTCGATGCTGCTGCCATCGCTGCGGTCCTCAGTGGTGGAGACCCCAACCACGTAGCGCTGCTGCCTTCGGGCTTCGCCATACTCCCCGATAGGCCTTCTTCCGCGGTCGACCATGATGGGGAGACTGACTTGGGGGGGGGTTCCCTTCTGACCGTGGCTTTTCAGATCCTAGTATTCTCGGGTCCCGGTTCCAAGATATCCCGTGGGTTTATAGCGACAGTCGACGGTCTTCTATCCTGCACCTGTGACAGAATCAGAACCATTCTATCGGGCAACAGTGTTCGCTGA